From the genome of Verrucomicrobiia bacterium:
CGGAACGCGATGAAATCGTAGTTATCCGTGAGGTCGGCAACGTGGATCTCAGCGAACGCTTCTTGTAGCGCCCAGTGATCACGAGTGCGCACGGTGTTCTTTTCACCGGTCAGATTGCCACCGTTCACCACCTGGCCATTCAGGATGGCATCGATGTCGCCGGGATTGACCACGCCACCATTGTTCGGTGGTGGCTGATTGTTCTCTGGTCCACCAGCCAAATGACCACGCGCATCAGGCGAGACCACGCCCACTTCCTTGGTATAGACGTGGTTAATGTTGAAGACCGGTTGCAGGCGCACCAGCCACTCCACGGGCTTGAATGCGGTTTCACCTTTGAACAGATCAATCGCGAACGAGATGTTGTTTTGGATGGAGAGCTGTTCACCGCGTCCAAAAAACTCCGCAGCTCCCGGCAAGGCCGCGCTGATGCCGCTGGGCACAGGAATGCGACGTGCTTCCACTTCAGTGAGTGTGGAAGCCGTCAAATTCATGAAGATGTCCTGACCGATGATGGGCGAATCACCCTTCAGATAACTTTGCCGATAAGGATGCCAGAGATACGGGCGCTCGTTCTGGTAAGGCGTCTCGATGTCACCGCTGGTGTAGCGTCGCCATGGGGTGAAAGGAACGCGCCAACGGTTTTCTTTTACGTCCGTGTTTGGCGGTACGACTGCGTTGGGATCATGACGCAAACCATTGCTCGAGAAATGCGGATGCGTTGGCAGAACGCGCCATAGATCGCCGCGAGGCAACTGCAGTTCTTTTGGCAATGGCTCATCGCCGTAAGGAATCGCCTTGCTTTCAATAGGCTCCAATGTCACCCGCCGGACGGACTCGCGTGGGAGCCGAAATGCTTCGGGCAAAGGTTCCCAACCGAAGATCGTCGGTGGAATGAACGGGAGCACTTCAAACAATCTCACCGGCTCACGCGGCAAAGCCAGATTACCCGGCAAAGGTTCTTCACCGAACATCGGCGGAACGCGGGGATCATCGCGGAAATAGGGTTCTGCCGGTGGTTTGTTCACCGCGCCGGGATCGGGATTGAATTGTGTGGGCGCTTGCGGTGCGGGTGAACCGGTTTCACGGATCACCGGGCGCAAAGGACCGTCCGATGGACGCAAAGGCAATTCGAGCGGTTCGGCGGCGGGATCGGGATTGAACTTCTCCGGCGACATCGGCACACCAAAGCTCAGATCAATGCGCGGAATAAATGCCGGTCGCTCACGGTACAGCGTGGCAGCCGGGAACGGAGCCACCCAAACCGGGTCTGGTGAAAACACATCAGATGACAACGCAGGTGGCGCCACGATCAGTTCGCGATAGGGCGAAACTTTGCCGGTGAACTGGTTCGTGGCGGATTGCGTCCAAGTCGCAGAGACAGGTTTATCCGCCGCCAAGGCGCTCGAAGCCGCAATCACTCCCGCCAGCGTCACACAAACGCGCGCGTTCGAACAAGATGAAGGGCGAAGGCTCATGCGAGGCACTCCCTCCAACGATGGTAGGGCCCGTCTGTCCTCAGCGGGCCGCCGCCGAAGCCATGAATGTAACGATTTTGTAAAGCGACTAGCTGACGACCGAAAACAGTCTCAAGCAATTCCTCAGTCGTATTTGCGTTCGTACCACGGCCCGCTGAGGACAGACGGGCCCTACCATCAATGGCGATTTTAGGTGTATAAATTTTCCAGCACACTTGCCGAATCTGCGAGTGGCAATTATTATGCTCTCGCCATACGGCACTCTCATGTTTCGAAAATTGCTCTTCCCAACAATATGCGGCTGCCTGGCGTTCGCGTTCACCAGCCAGGCCGCGATGACCGTGGGACAAGTGCAAACGGTGCTCGCGCAAGCCGTGACGCGCGCGGCGCAAGTCTCGCCGAACAGTGTGATCGCCGTGACCGATCGTGAAGGCTACGTGCTCGGCGTGTGGAGTGTGAACGGCACCACGCCTACCACGGCGGCGTTCACGAATCTTGTCGCTAATGCCATCGCAAAGGCGGGCACGGCGGCTTTTCTCAGCAGTGACCAGCACGCCTTCACCACGCGCACGGCAGGTTTCATCGTGCAGCAAAATTTCCCACCCGGTGTTTTGAACCGTCCACCCGGTCCACTGGTGGGAGTGAACTTTTCCAACCTGCCCTTCTCGGACATCAACCGTTTCAAAGATCCCGGAACCTTTGTGCCGGGTCCTCCCAGCGGCACGAATGGTGCCGTAGTACCCACGCCCGTCACGGGTGGTCTTGCGGGCACAGCGGGTGGCGTTCCATTGTATGCCGGTGGCTTGCTGATCGGCGGCGTCGGTGTAGCCGGTGATGGCGATGGCCCCACGGACATCACACCGCAAACGGTCCTCGCTGCGGATGTAGATGAAGATGTCGCGCTGGCCGGTCAGGTCGGTTTCGCACCCGCCAGCGAGATCCGTGGCTCGGGCGTGTTCATCGATGGAATCCGCATTCCTTACGTAGAATCCAGCACTAGCCTTGGGACGATCACTCCACTCGGAGGCATTGGGGTGAACTTCGCCGCTTACCCCGTCGTTGCCAGTCCGGCACTGGTTTTCCCCACGGCCAGCTTGGGAGGAACGACTGGTGAATTGCGCAACCCCATCATCGCTGATCCGTCCGCAGTCGCTCTGCCGAGTGGCGAAGCCCGGCTCACCGCTCCCGAAGTCACGGCCATTTTGGTCGCTGCCGCAGAGAAAGCCCGCACCACCCGCGCGGGCATCCGTTTGCCACGGGGCAGCCAGATGCAGTGCTTCATCTCCGTGGTGAACAATCCTAACTCGCCCGGCCAGCCGCCTGTGGTGCTCGGCAGTTACGGCACCTCGCCCGATGCCACGCGGTTCAGTTGGGATGTCTCGGTGCAGAAGGCCCGCACAGCGCTCTTCTTCTCCAGCGGCACGCGTGCTTACTCCACGCGCACGGTCGGTTTCATGGCACAAAGGCATTATCCGCCGGGCATCGATGGTACGACTGAAGGCATCTTTCGTTCTTTGCAGGAACGCTTCTCCCTCTTCCCGCAAAACGTCACCAATCCCCTGAATGGCGCAGTGGTCACCACCGATGCAGGCACTACACCCGGCGAACCCAACGGCAATCTGCCTAATGGCATCACGATCTTCGCGGGCGGTGTACCGCTCTATCGCAATGGCGTCTTGATCGGCGCCATCGGTGTGAGCGGTGATGGTATTGACCAAGACGATCTCGTAGCTGCTGCCGGTGCCGCTGCCCTTAATGGAATTTTTCTGCCGCCCGAGGCCATTCGCGCCGATCGCACGATTCATCGCGGGGCGCGATTGCCCTTTGTGAAATTCCCCCGCAACCCCGCGCTCTGATCTCCGCTGATGTTCGGCGCGGTTCATGGTTTCGCCGGGAAATTATGATAGCCGTGGCAGGTGACGCACGAGTTCGGCACGCCGCCTTTCGGACTATGGCAGGAGATGCAGTTGTCCTTGCGGGGCAGCAAAATATCTGACGTCAAACGGCTGCTCTGTGCTGGATGGCACTCTGTGCAGGCCATGTGCGCGTGCGGTTGATGATTGAACCGCGCATGCGTCATCCACCGGTCCGGAATGATGGGCTTCTGCATCATCGGCAAACCTGCTTCTGTCACGCTCGCCGTGTGGCAATACACGCAGCCGACGAAATGACCGCGTTGAGTTGTCGTCGCACCACCGGCCACATTATTACGGTCCCCTGTCAACAATACGGACTTCTCCAACTCTTCACCAGTCGGGAATAATTGGCGTAATGCCTTCAACTGCTCTTGGGAGAAATTGTTTTGGTCTTCCGTGCGCGTCATGCCTTTGCGGGCAGCCAAGTCAGCATATTGACGGGGCAGACTGCGCAGGAAAGCACGCACGCTCTCGGTATCTCCGTGTGGTAATTGAAGCTGTGGATTTTTCGGATCGAACTGGAGCGAATGGCAGCTCTGGCAATGCTGTTCAAAGTTGATAGGTGCAAATCGCATGCCCGAAGCATCCGGCTGATGGCAGCTGGCACAATCCAGATTGCGGCCGTTCAGCCTGGGTATATCCGTACCGAAATGCGCGGCATGATTGAAGCGCAATGAATTCGGGTCCTTCACCTTTTCCCGATGGATCTGAAACTCAGGATGATCCTTATGAAAATTACGGATGACCTGCGTGTAACCTTCCGGCGGACGTGGCGTGACGAAATTGGCCAGCAAACCTTGCTGATGGAATTTAAAGCGATCGGGCGGCAGATTCTTTCCCAGTTCACTCGCGGCCAGCATATCCTTGGCATCCCCGTGACAGGCGATGCAATGCGTATCCGCCGGGGGCGAGATACGCCCCTGACCACGATGCTCCACATGACAGGCGGAGCAGGAATAATCATGAGTCAGGTTCGGCTGGTGGAAGGTATGTTCGCGATGGCAGGTAGCACATGAGGCATCCACCTTGGTGAGCGACCGGTGGTCAAAGGTGACGGCATCCACCACATTCCAGGGTGATGGCGAAGCCTTGAAGGCGTGTTGCAACCAGCCTGGATTGTCGTTGCGCGCGGCTCCGTGACAGCCGGCACAACCGTTCTCGTTTTTGCCGAAATGTTCCCGCTCCATCCGCTTGAACGCCTCGCTCTGATGCGCGGTGGAGAGCTTGCCGGGGGAAAGGAATTTCCACCGCAATTTCGAACTCGTCCCCAGAACCAGCAAGATGCCAAAGCAGAACGTCACCGTCAGCCAGCAGAGCAAGGCACGCTTGGCACGCAGACTCCGCTTGGGCTCGCATTTGGGAATGGGGCGGCAGCATTTGCCATCCGGTGTGGGACCATGCTCACAAGGTCCGCCATGTTCAGATGGACGGGAACAACGCCAACGCCCTTTTTCCTCGCCCTCTTTGCGTTCCAAAACGGGACGGCATTCAAAGGTGGCACGGCATTCGCCCTTAGCGGACGGACCGACGCGGCACGCCCAGCCATCACACGTCCAGCCGCACTCCCATTTCTGGTTGGGGCGAACGTAGTTCTTATTGTCCTGGTTGGAATTTCCGCGATCCATCTTTTATCCCGCCGCGCTGCTAAAGGCATACACCAATGCGACGTGTAAGGCCGAAAACACGAGCAATCCGTAGGTCAAAGGAATGTGGATGAACAACCAAAGCTTGAGCGCGAGCTGCAAGCTGTAGTGATGATCCAAACGATGCTTGGCGTGCAAAAGCTGGATGATCTGCTCCATCTCTGCCCGACCGTTTTCCCCCAAGAAACGGTTTAACTCCACAGTGTGCCGTAAGAGACGGCTGAACTTGATATCCGAGCCAGCCAGATGCTCCAATAGATAACGCGGGCGGGTAAAAAAAGCGTCCAGTTCCGCAGTGTAGAAATCAGCAATGGTCGTCGCCTTTGTTTTCCCCACCGAGTCTACTGCGATTTTCCGCGCCTTTTCTTGCAAGGCGCGACGCTCAAAAGGTATCCGTTCGAAAATCACTTCCTGCCCGGTGCTGGTCAGCCGCTTGGGCAAGACCCGGCTCAACCACAACCCGCCAATGCCGCTCAACGTCACCAGCACGAACAGCAACGCCAGCCATGATTCAAAGACACCTGTGGGCAGGCGAAAACGCAGATGCACACCGAAGACCAGAGCGGCCAGCAATCCCGCATAGATGTGTATCTGCAGCCATGTCTCCGAACTGGCCATGGGCAGGAACGGCAATTTTTTACGACCGTTATACGCTG
Proteins encoded in this window:
- a CDS encoding heme-binding protein, which encodes MFRKLLFPTICGCLAFAFTSQAAMTVGQVQTVLAQAVTRAAQVSPNSVIAVTDREGYVLGVWSVNGTTPTTAAFTNLVANAIAKAGTAAFLSSDQHAFTTRTAGFIVQQNFPPGVLNRPPGPLVGVNFSNLPFSDINRFKDPGTFVPGPPSGTNGAVVPTPVTGGLAGTAGGVPLYAGGLLIGGVGVAGDGDGPTDITPQTVLAADVDEDVALAGQVGFAPASEIRGSGVFIDGIRIPYVESSTSLGTITPLGGIGVNFAAYPVVASPALVFPTASLGGTTGELRNPIIADPSAVALPSGEARLTAPEVTAILVAAAEKARTTRAGIRLPRGSQMQCFISVVNNPNSPGQPPVVLGSYGTSPDATRFSWDVSVQKARTALFFSSGTRAYSTRTVGFMAQRHYPPGIDGTTEGIFRSLQERFSLFPQNVTNPLNGAVVTTDAGTTPGEPNGNLPNGITIFAGGVPLYRNGVLIGAIGVSGDGIDQDDLVAAAGAAALNGIFLPPEAIRADRTIHRGARLPFVKFPRNPAL